The following coding sequences lie in one Arabidopsis thaliana chromosome 3, partial sequence genomic window:
- the ADF1 gene encoding actin depolymerizing factor 1 (actin depolymerizing factor 1 (ADF1); FUNCTIONS IN: actin binding; INVOLVED IN: actin filament organization; LOCATED IN: intracellular; EXPRESSED IN: 22 plant structures; EXPRESSED DURING: 13 growth stages; CONTAINS InterPro DOMAIN/s: Actin-binding, cofilin/tropomyosin type (InterPro:IPR002108); BEST Arabidopsis thaliana protein match is: actin depolymerizing factor 4 (TAIR:AT5G59890.1); Has 1496 Blast hits to 1495 proteins in 266 species: Archae - 0; Bacteria - 3; Metazoa - 633; Fungi - 166; Plants - 513; Viruses - 0; Other Eukaryotes - 181 (source: NCBI BLink).), which produces MANAASGMAVHDDCKLRFLELKAKRTHRFIVYKIEEKQKQVVVEKVGQPIQTYEEFAACLPADECRYAIYDFDFVTAENCQKSKIFFIAWCPDIAKVRSKMIYASSKDRFKRELDGIQVELQATDPTEMDLDVFRSRAN; this is translated from the exons ATG GCGAACGCGGCATCTGGAATGGCTGTGCATGATGATTGCAAGCTGAGATTTCTGGAACTGAAGGCTAAAAGGACACACCGTTTCATAGTTTACAAGATTGAGGAGAAGCAGAAGCAAGTTGTTGTTGAGAAAGTTGGTCAACCGATCCAAACTTACGAGGAGTTTGCAGCATGTCTTCCAGCTGATGAATGCCGTTACGCCATTTACGATTTTGACTTTGTAACTGCTGAGAATTGCCAGAAGAGcaagatcttcttcatcgcgtG GTGTCCGGATATTGCTAAGGTGAGAAGCAAGATGATCTACGCGAGCTCCAAGGACAGGTTCAAGAGGGAACTAGATGGGATTCAAGTAGAGCTACAGGCAACTGATCCAACAGAGATGGATCTCGATGTTTTCAGGAGCCGTGccaactaa
- the ADF1 gene encoding actin depolymerizing factor 1 (actin depolymerizing factor 1 (ADF1); FUNCTIONS IN: actin binding; INVOLVED IN: actin filament organization; LOCATED IN: intracellular; EXPRESSED IN: 22 plant structures; EXPRESSED DURING: 13 growth stages; CONTAINS InterPro DOMAIN/s: Actin-binding, cofilin/tropomyosin type (InterPro:IPR002108); BEST Arabidopsis thaliana protein match is: actin depolymerizing factor 4 (TAIR:AT5G59890.1); Has 1496 Blast hits to 1495 proteins in 262 species: Archae - 0; Bacteria - 3; Metazoa - 635; Fungi - 158; Plants - 513; Viruses - 0; Other Eukaryotes - 187 (source: NCBI BLink).), which yields MVSSIFHLLSRSANAASGMAVHDDCKLRFLELKAKRTHRFIVYKIEEKQKQVVVEKVGQPIQTYEEFAACLPADECRYAIYDFDFVTAENCQKSKIFFIAWCPDIAKVRSKMIYASSKDRFKRELDGIQVELQATDPTEMDLDVFRSRAN from the exons ATGGTAAGCTCAATTTTCCACTTGTTATCTCGATCT GCGAACGCGGCATCTGGAATGGCTGTGCATGATGATTGCAAGCTGAGATTTCTGGAACTGAAGGCTAAAAGGACACACCGTTTCATAGTTTACAAGATTGAGGAGAAGCAGAAGCAAGTTGTTGTTGAGAAAGTTGGTCAACCGATCCAAACTTACGAGGAGTTTGCAGCATGTCTTCCAGCTGATGAATGCCGTTACGCCATTTACGATTTTGACTTTGTAACTGCTGAGAATTGCCAGAAGAGcaagatcttcttcatcgcgtG GTGTCCGGATATTGCTAAGGTGAGAAGCAAGATGATCTACGCGAGCTCCAAGGACAGGTTCAAGAGGGAACTAGATGGGATTCAAGTAGAGCTACAGGCAACTGATCCAACAGAGATGGATCTCGATGTTTTCAGGAGCCGTGccaactaa
- a CDS encoding RNA-binding (RRM/RBD/RNP motifs) family protein (RNA-binding (RRM/RBD/RNP motifs) family protein; FUNCTIONS IN: RNA binding, nucleotide binding, nucleic acid binding; INVOLVED IN: biological_process unknown; LOCATED IN: cellular_component unknown; EXPRESSED IN: 17 plant structures; EXPRESSED DURING: 12 growth stages; CONTAINS InterPro DOMAIN/s: RNA recognition motif, RNP-1 (InterPro:IPR000504), Nucleotide-binding, alpha-beta plait (InterPro:IPR012677); BEST Arabidopsis thaliana protein match is: RNA-binding (RRM/RBD/RNP motifs) family protein (TAIR:AT5G59860.1); Has 998870 Blast hits to 994912 proteins in 36005 species: Archae - 21618; Bacteria - 598911; Metazoa - 204417; Fungi - 25050; Plants - 56514; Viruses - 69090; Other Eukaryotes - 23270 (source: NCBI BLink).), with the protein MAKRISAQLFVSRLSAYTTDQSLRQLFSPFGQIKEARLIRDSETQRPKGFGFITFDSEDDARKALKSLDGKIVDGRLIFVEVAKNAEEVRAGINSNKAEDRG; encoded by the exons ATGGCTAAGAGAATCTCAGCTCAACTCTTCGTAAGCA GGTTATCTGCTTATACCACAGATCAATCTCTGAGGCAATTGTTCTCTCCTTTTGGTCAAATCAAAGAAG CTCGGCTTATTAGAGATTCAGAAACACAGAGACCTAAAGGATTCGGCTTTATCACCTTCGATTCTGAAGATGATGCACGAAAGGCATTGAAAAGCTTAGATGGGAAG ATTGTAGATGGTAGACTAATATTTGTTGAAGTAGCCAAGAACGCAGAGGAAGTGAGAGCGGGTATTAACAGTAATAAAGCCGAGGACCGCGGGTAA
- the HTB11 gene encoding Histone superfamily protein (HTB11; FUNCTIONS IN: DNA binding; INVOLVED IN: nucleosome assembly; LOCATED IN: nucleus, nucleosome; EXPRESSED IN: 22 plant structures; EXPRESSED DURING: 13 growth stages; CONTAINS InterPro DOMAIN/s: Histone H2B (InterPro:IPR000558), Histone-fold (InterPro:IPR009072), Histone core (InterPro:IPR007125); BEST Arabidopsis thaliana protein match is: Histone superfamily protein (TAIR:AT3G45980.1); Has 3283 Blast hits to 3268 proteins in 331 species: Archae - 0; Bacteria - 1; Metazoa - 2245; Fungi - 203; Plants - 469; Viruses - 0; Other Eukaryotes - 365 (source: NCBI BLink).), whose translation MAPKAEKKPAEKKPVEEKSKAEKAPAEKKPKAGKKLPKEAGAGGDKKKKMKKKSVETYKIYIFKVLKQVHPDIGISSKAMGIMNSFINDIFEKLASESSKLARYNKKPTITSREIQTAVRLVLPGELAKHAVSEGTKAVTKFTSS comes from the coding sequence ATGGCACCAAAGGCAGAGAAGAAGCCGGCAGAGAAGAAACCAGTAGAGGAGAAATCAAAAGCCGAGAAAGCTCCTgcagagaagaaaccaaaagccGGCAAGAAACTCCCGAAGGAAGCCGGTGCCGGCGgcgataagaagaagaagatgaagaagaagagtgttgaGACGTACAAGATCTACATCTTCAAGGTTCTGAAACAAGTTCATCCAGATATTGGTATTTCAAGCAAAGCTATGGGGATTATGAACAGTTTCATCAACGACATCTTTGAGAAATTGGCATCGGAATCGTCGAAGCTCGCGAGGTATAATAAGAAGCCGACGATTACTTCTCGGGAGATTCAGACTGCTGTTAGACTTGTTCTTCCTGGTGAGCTTGCGAAACATGCTGTTTCTGAAGGAACTAAGGCGGTGACTAAGTTTACTAGCTCTTGA